CCTCCGGGCCCCGTACGGGCCGGCCCGCGGGCGTCGGTGAGGAGCATCAGCGCGAGCAGCCCGGTGACCTCGCCGTCGTCGGGGAGCAGGGCGTGGACCGCCCGGGTCAGGCGGATGGCCTCCCGGGCGAGCGGGGCGCGTTGCAGGTCGGGCCCGGCGCTGCTGGTGTAGCCCTCGTTGAAGATCAGGTACAGCACGTGCAGCACCGCGTCCAGCCGGGCCGGCCACTGGTCCGCGCCGGGCATCCGGAACGGCACCCCGGAGGCCTTGATCCGCTGCTTGGCCCGGCTGATCCGCTGGCCCATGGTCGCCTCCGGCACCATGAAGGCACGGGCGATCTCCCCCGTCGTGAGCCCGCCCACCGAACGGAGGGTGAGCGCGATCGCCGAGGCGGGAGAGAGCGCCGGGTGGCAGCACAGGAACAGCAGGGTGAGGGTGTCGTCGCGGGCCGCCCCGTCCTCCGCGTCCGCGGGCGGCGCGGCCTGCCGGTCGGCCGGCGTCCGGGCGGCCACCAGGTCCTCGCGGCGACGGCGCGCCTCCTCGCTGCGCACGTACTCGGTCATCCGGCGGACGGCGACCTGGATCAGCCAGCCCCGCGGATTGCGCGGCAACCCCTCCCCGGGCCATTGCCGGGCGGCGTCCAGCAGAGCCTCCTGCACCGCGTCCTCGGCGGTGGCGAAG
This Streptomyces sp. NBC_00539 DNA region includes the following protein-coding sequences:
- a CDS encoding RNA polymerase sigma factor; the protein is MTEGDRTVEDLLRELAPQVVGVLTRRYGDFATAEDAVQEALLDAARQWPGEGLPRNPRGWLIQVAVRRMTEYVRSEEARRRREDLVAARTPADRQAAPPADAEDGAARDDTLTLLFLCCHPALSPASAIALTLRSVGGLTTGEIARAFMVPEATMGQRISRAKQRIKASGVPFRMPGADQWPARLDAVLHVLYLIFNEGYTSSAGPDLQRAPLAREAIRLTRAVHALLPDDGEVTGLLALMLLTDARGPARTGPGGELVPLAEQDRGRWDAAAITEGVALITAALPRGPVGPYQVQAAIAAVHDEAPSAQETDWPQILALYGVLERMSDNPLITLNRSVATAMVDGPRAGLALLAAAPALREHHRLYAVRGHLHELAGDREEAVADYRAAARRTASLPERDYLNLRAARLASTADGARPPGGGLTGSPDAGPDGTRPSGPDPR